In Hypanus sabinus isolate sHypSab1 chromosome 17, sHypSab1.hap1, whole genome shotgun sequence, the following proteins share a genomic window:
- the siah1 gene encoding E3 ubiquitin-protein ligase Siah1 isoform X1: MTTREADEEPIVQVMLEGQLTPMMIDSGATYTCVQPQYALHLPMTGTFIKTVGFSGKTQLTQCTAPVQLRMGNKGIVLLVLLSKGTPINLLGRDALLKLELKLECTRNGLSVERAGAQLIVREDKAANVFWIGDIADQIQETWEKWKKGVQAILSRAVMPKSELHCTVIFDITQNRELEERWHLEACTHVIIGKQGAALQVKWNTFLEKWYRIPEAAPHVPLLVNKGYQSKDLGPLVKSAETVTVWRKITPEVWISEDNNCIKIMVSVDMVGTVREVEITPQPHMPLLGKEKGQQKDRRLDELPSILWSQHDTDVGKITTASPVEIRVKKGAIPPRRPQYPLRPEAEEGQCKGCLKYECLKEQTVHAIPRCCRS, translated from the coding sequence atgacaacaagggaggcagacgaggaacccattgttcaggttatgttagaaggacaactgacaccaatgatgatagatagtggagccacgtacacttgtgtacagccacagtatgcccttcaccttcccatgacAGGAacgtttattaagacggtagggttctcggggaaaacacagttgacacagtgcacggctccagtgcagttgagaatgggaaataaaggaattgttttgctggTGCTATTAtctaaaggaactccgattaatttgttaggcagagatgccttattgaaactggaattaaaattagaatgcaccagaaatgggctgagtgtggaaagagcaggggctcaattgatagtgcgagaagacaaggcggctaatgtcttttggataggagacatcgcagatcagattcaggaaacctgggaaaaatggaaaaagggcgtgcaggctatattatccagggctgtaatgcccaaatctgagctacattgtacagtgatttttgacataactcagaacagggagttagaggagagatggcacctggaggcatgtacccatgtgataattggaaagcaaggggcagctttacaagttaagtggaacacctttttagaaaaatggtacaggataccggaggctgcgccccacgtaccattgttggtaaacaagggatatcagtctaaagacttaggacccttagttaagagtgctgaaaccgtaacagtgtggaggaaaatcacgccagaggtgtggatatcagaagacaacaattgcattaaaataatggtaagcgtagatatggtagggacagtgagagaggtcgaaataactccccaaccacacatgccattgctgggaaaggaaaaaggccagcagaaagatagaaggttagatgaattgccatctattctgtggtcacagcatgacacagaTGTAGGGAAAATAAcaacagctagtccggtggaaataagggtgaaaaaaggagcaattccacccaggagaccacaataccctctaagaccagaagcagaagagggacaGTGCAAGGGTTGCTTGAAATacgagtgcttaaaagaacaaacagtccatgcaataccccgttgctgccggtcttaa